One segment of Drosophila mauritiana strain mau12 chromosome 3R, ASM438214v1, whole genome shotgun sequence DNA contains the following:
- the LOC117145892 gene encoding signal transducer and transcription activator isoform X2, whose amino-acid sequence MSLWKRISSHVDCEQRMAAYYEEKGMLELRLCLAPWIEDRIMSEQITPNTTDQLERVALKFNEDLQQKLLSTRTASDQALKFRVVELCALIQRISAVELYTHLRSGLQKELQLVTEKSVAATAGQSMPLNPYNMNNTPMVTGYMVDPSDLLAVSNSCNPPVVQGIGPIHNVQNPGIASPALGMVTPKVELYEVQHQIMQALNEFGNCANALKLLAQNYSYMLNSTSSPNAEAAYRSLIEEKAAIVLTMRRSFMYYESLHEMVIHELKNWRHQQAQAGNGAPFNESSLDDIQRCFEMLESFIAHMLAAVKELMRVRLVTEEPELTHLLEQVQNAQKNLVCSAFIVDKQPPQVMKTNTRFAASVRWLIGSQLGIHNNPPTVECIIMSEIQSQRFVTRNTQMDNSSLSGQSSGEIQNASSTMEYQQNNHVFSASFRNMQLKKIKRAEKKGTESVMDEKFALFFYTTTTVNDFQIRVWTLSLPVVVIVHGNQEPQSWATITWDNAFAEIVRDPFMITDRVTWAQLSVALNIKFGSCTGRSLTIDNLDFLYEKLQREERSEYITWNQFCKEPMPDRSFTFWEWFFAIMKLTKDHMLGMWKAGCIMGFINKTKAQTDLLRSVYGIGTFLLRFSDSELGGVTIAYVNENGLVTMLAPWTARDFQVLNLADRIRDLDVLCWLHPSDRNASPVKRDVAFGEFYSKRQDPVTGYVKSTLHVHVCRNGENGSTSGTPHHAQESMQLGNISPQSGITFYSPGRLEESDSDASETAEALERIVIGAQPNDPVISEITDALLTSNYRHGDFGMADFDTITNFENF is encoded by the exons ATGAGCTTGTGGAAGCGCATCTCCAGCCATGTCGACTGCGAGCAGCGTATGGCGGCTTACTACGAGGAGAAGGGTATGCTCGAGCTGCGCCTCTGCTTGGCGCCCTGGATCGAAGACAGGATAAT GTCCGAACAAATAACGCCCAACACTACCGATCAGTTGGAGCGCGTGGCCCTAAAGTTCAACGAAGATCTGCAGCAAAAGCTTCTATCCACGCGCACCGCCAGCGACCAGGCCCTCAAGTTCCGGGTTGTGGAGCTTTGCGCCCTCATCCAACGCATCTCCGCCGTTGAGCTCTACACACATCTGCGCAGCGGTCTACAAAAAGAGTTGCAGTTGGTCACCGAGAAGAGCGTGGCTGCAACCGCAGGCCAATCAATGCCGCTAAATCCCTACAACATGAACAACACTCCCATGGTTACCGGCTACATGGTGGACCCCAGTGATCTGCTGGCGGTGTCCAACAGCTGCAATCCGCCAGTTGTTCAGGGCATAGGACCCATCCACAATGTGCAAAATCCAGGCATTGCCTCCCCAGCCCTCGGTATGGTCACACCCAAGGTGGAGCTGTACGAGGTGCAACATCAGATCATGCAGGCCCTCAATGAGTTTGGCAACTGTGCCAATGCCTTGAAGCTGCTTGCCCAGAACTACAGTTACATGCTAAACTCCACATCCTCGCCGAACGCAGAAGCTGCCTACAGAAGTCTTATCGAGGAAAAGGCGGCCATCGTACTCACAATGCGTCGCAGCTTTATGTACTACGAGTCGCTGCACGAGATGGTCATACACGAGCTCAAGAACTGGCGCCACCAACAAGCGCAAGCCGGAAACGGAGCTCCCTTTAATGAGAGCTCCCTGGATGATATCCAGCGCTGCTTTGAGATGCTCGAAAGCTTTATCGCACACATGCTGGCTGCCGTTAAGGAGCTGATGCGCGTACGTCTGGTCACCGAAGAGCCGGAGCTCACACATCTGCTTGAACAGGTGCAGAACGCGCAGAAGAACCTGGTATGCTCCGCCTTTATCGTCGACAAACAGCCCCCGCAAGTGATGAAGACCAACACACGCTTCGCAGCGTCTGTGCGCTGGCTAATCGGCTCTCAGCTGGGCATTCACAACAATCCACCCACAGTCGAGTGCATCATAATGTCAG AGATCCAGTCGCAACGGTTCGTTACGCGGAATACACAGATGGATAATAGTAGCCTCTCCGGTCAATCATCGGGCGAGATTCAAAACGCCTCTAGCACCATGGAGTATCAGCAGAACAACCATGTTTTCTCCGCCAGTTTCCGAAACATGCAGCTGAAGAAGATCAAGCGGGCCGAAAAGAAGGGCACTGAGAGCGTGATGGACGAGAAGTTCGCCCTGTTCTTctacaccaccaccaccgtgAACGATTTCCAGATCCGTGTTTGGACCCTGTCCTTACCGGTGGTGGTTATTGTGCACGGCAACCAGGAGCCCCAATCTTGGGCTACCATTACTTGGGACAATGCGTTTGCGGAGATTGTTCGCGATCCCTTCATGATTACCGACCGCGTTACCTGGGCCCAGCTGTCAGTCGCGTTGAACATCAAATTCGGATCTTGCACAGGGCGTTCTCTGACCATTGATAACCTGGATTTCCTAT ACGAGAAACTCCAGCGTGAGGAGCGGTCTGAGTACATTACGTGGAACCAATTCTGTAAGGAGCCCATGCCCGATCGGTCCTTTACATTCTGGGAGTGGTTCTTTGCCATCATGAAACTTACCAAAGATCACATGTTGGGCATGTGGAAAGCAGGCTGCATTATGGGCTTCATCAACAAGACCAAGGCTCAGACTGATCTGCTGCGTTCAGTTTATGGTATCGGCACTTTCCTGCTCCGTTTCTCCGACAGCGAGCTCG GTGGAGTCACTATCGCCTACGTAAACGAAAATGGACTGGTCACCATGCTGGCGCCATGGACTGCACGTGATTTCCAGGTGCTGAACCTGGCCGATCGCATTCGAGATCTGGACGTGCTTTGCTGGCTGCACCCTAGCGATCGGAATGCGAGTCCCGTGAAGAGGGACGTCGCCTTTGGTGAGTTCTACTCAAAGCGTCAAG ATCCCGTGACCGGTTATGTGAAGAGCACATTGCACGTTCACGTTTGTAGAAACGGAGAGAATGGATCTACTAGTGGAACACCGCATCATGCTCAGGAAAGCATGCAACTGGGAAA TATCTCGCCACAAAGCGGCATCACTTTCTATAGCCCAGGCCGACTTGAGGAATCAGATTCCGATGCTAGCGAAACGGCCGAGGCCCTAGAGAGAATTGTGATAGGCGCTCAACCCAACGATCCTGTGATAAGTGAAATCACTGATGCCTTATTGACGAGCAACTATAGACA TGGTGACTTTGGAATGGCGGACTTCGACACGATTACAAACTTTGAGAACTTTTGA
- the LOC117145892 gene encoding signal transducer and transcription activator isoform X4 — MSLWKRISSHVDCEQRMAAYYEEKGMLELRLCLAPWIEDRIMSEQITPNTTDQLERVALKFNEDLQQKLLSTRTASDQALKFRVVELCALIQRISAVELYTHLRSGLQKELQLVTEKSVAATAGQSMPLNPYNMNNTPMVTGYMVDPSDLLAVSNSCNPPVVQGIGPIHNVQNPGIASPALGMVTPKVELYEVQHQIMQALNEFGNCANALKLLAQNYSYMLNSTSSPNAEAAYRSLIEEKAAIVLTMRRSFMYYESLHEMVIHELKNWRHQQAQAGNGAPFNESSLDDIQRCFEMLESFIAHMLAAVKELMRVRLVTEEPELTHLLEQVQNAQKNLVCSAFIVDKQPPQVMKTNTRFAASVRWLIGSQLGIHNNPPTVECIIMSEIQSQRFVTRNTQMDNSSLSGQSSGEIQNASSTMEYQQNNHVFSASFRNMQLKKIKRAEKKGTESVMDEKFALFFYTTTTVNDFQIRVWTLSLPVVVIVHGNQEPQSWATITWDNAFAEIVRDPFMITDRVTWAQLSVALNIKFGSCTGRSLTIDNLDFLYEKLQREERSEYITWNQFCKEPMPDRSFTFWEWFFAIMKLTKDHMLGMWKAGCIMGFINKTKAQTDLLRSVYGIGTFLLRFSDSELGGVTIAYVNENGLVTMLAPWTARDFQVLNLADRIRDLDVLCWLHPSDRNASPVKRDVAFGEFYSKRQEPEPLVLDPVTGYVKSTLHVHVCRNGENGSTSGTPHHAQESMQLGNGDFGMADFDTITNFENF, encoded by the exons ATGAGCTTGTGGAAGCGCATCTCCAGCCATGTCGACTGCGAGCAGCGTATGGCGGCTTACTACGAGGAGAAGGGTATGCTCGAGCTGCGCCTCTGCTTGGCGCCCTGGATCGAAGACAGGATAAT GTCCGAACAAATAACGCCCAACACTACCGATCAGTTGGAGCGCGTGGCCCTAAAGTTCAACGAAGATCTGCAGCAAAAGCTTCTATCCACGCGCACCGCCAGCGACCAGGCCCTCAAGTTCCGGGTTGTGGAGCTTTGCGCCCTCATCCAACGCATCTCCGCCGTTGAGCTCTACACACATCTGCGCAGCGGTCTACAAAAAGAGTTGCAGTTGGTCACCGAGAAGAGCGTGGCTGCAACCGCAGGCCAATCAATGCCGCTAAATCCCTACAACATGAACAACACTCCCATGGTTACCGGCTACATGGTGGACCCCAGTGATCTGCTGGCGGTGTCCAACAGCTGCAATCCGCCAGTTGTTCAGGGCATAGGACCCATCCACAATGTGCAAAATCCAGGCATTGCCTCCCCAGCCCTCGGTATGGTCACACCCAAGGTGGAGCTGTACGAGGTGCAACATCAGATCATGCAGGCCCTCAATGAGTTTGGCAACTGTGCCAATGCCTTGAAGCTGCTTGCCCAGAACTACAGTTACATGCTAAACTCCACATCCTCGCCGAACGCAGAAGCTGCCTACAGAAGTCTTATCGAGGAAAAGGCGGCCATCGTACTCACAATGCGTCGCAGCTTTATGTACTACGAGTCGCTGCACGAGATGGTCATACACGAGCTCAAGAACTGGCGCCACCAACAAGCGCAAGCCGGAAACGGAGCTCCCTTTAATGAGAGCTCCCTGGATGATATCCAGCGCTGCTTTGAGATGCTCGAAAGCTTTATCGCACACATGCTGGCTGCCGTTAAGGAGCTGATGCGCGTACGTCTGGTCACCGAAGAGCCGGAGCTCACACATCTGCTTGAACAGGTGCAGAACGCGCAGAAGAACCTGGTATGCTCCGCCTTTATCGTCGACAAACAGCCCCCGCAAGTGATGAAGACCAACACACGCTTCGCAGCGTCTGTGCGCTGGCTAATCGGCTCTCAGCTGGGCATTCACAACAATCCACCCACAGTCGAGTGCATCATAATGTCAG AGATCCAGTCGCAACGGTTCGTTACGCGGAATACACAGATGGATAATAGTAGCCTCTCCGGTCAATCATCGGGCGAGATTCAAAACGCCTCTAGCACCATGGAGTATCAGCAGAACAACCATGTTTTCTCCGCCAGTTTCCGAAACATGCAGCTGAAGAAGATCAAGCGGGCCGAAAAGAAGGGCACTGAGAGCGTGATGGACGAGAAGTTCGCCCTGTTCTTctacaccaccaccaccgtgAACGATTTCCAGATCCGTGTTTGGACCCTGTCCTTACCGGTGGTGGTTATTGTGCACGGCAACCAGGAGCCCCAATCTTGGGCTACCATTACTTGGGACAATGCGTTTGCGGAGATTGTTCGCGATCCCTTCATGATTACCGACCGCGTTACCTGGGCCCAGCTGTCAGTCGCGTTGAACATCAAATTCGGATCTTGCACAGGGCGTTCTCTGACCATTGATAACCTGGATTTCCTAT ACGAGAAACTCCAGCGTGAGGAGCGGTCTGAGTACATTACGTGGAACCAATTCTGTAAGGAGCCCATGCCCGATCGGTCCTTTACATTCTGGGAGTGGTTCTTTGCCATCATGAAACTTACCAAAGATCACATGTTGGGCATGTGGAAAGCAGGCTGCATTATGGGCTTCATCAACAAGACCAAGGCTCAGACTGATCTGCTGCGTTCAGTTTATGGTATCGGCACTTTCCTGCTCCGTTTCTCCGACAGCGAGCTCG GTGGAGTCACTATCGCCTACGTAAACGAAAATGGACTGGTCACCATGCTGGCGCCATGGACTGCACGTGATTTCCAGGTGCTGAACCTGGCCGATCGCATTCGAGATCTGGACGTGCTTTGCTGGCTGCACCCTAGCGATCGGAATGCGAGTCCCGTGAAGAGGGACGTCGCCTTTGGTGAGTTCTACTCAAAGCGTCAAG AACCTGAACCCCTCGTTCTAGATCCCGTGACCGGTTATGTGAAGAGCACATTGCACGTTCACGTTTGTAGAAACGGAGAGAATGGATCTACTAGTGGAACACCGCATCATGCTCAGGAAAGCATGCAACTGGGAAA TGGTGACTTTGGAATGGCGGACTTCGACACGATTACAAACTTTGAGAACTTTTGA
- the LOC117145892 gene encoding signal transducer and transcription activator isoform X3, with the protein MSLWKRISSHVDCEQRMAAYYEEKGMLELRLCLAPWIEDRIMSEQITPNTTDQLERVALKFNEDLQQKLLSTRTASDQALKFRVVELCALIQRISAVELYTHLRSGLQKELQLVTEKSVAATAGQSMPLNPYNMNNTPMVTGYMVDPSDLLAVSNSCNPPVVQGIGPIHNVQNPGIASPALGMVTPKVELYEVQHQIMQALNEFGNCANALKLLAQNYSYMLNSTSSPNAEAAYRSLIEEKAAIVLTMRRSFMYYESLHEMVIHELKNWRHQQAQAGNGAPFNESSLDDIQRCFEMLESFIAHMLAAVKELMRVRLVTEEPELTHLLEQVQNAQKNLVCSAFIVDKQPPQVMKTNTRFAASVRWLIGSQLGIHNNPPTVECIIMSEIQSQRFVTRNTQMDNSSLSGQSSGEIQNASSTMEYQQNNHVFSASFRNMQLKKIKRAEKKGTESVMDEKFALFFYTTTTVNDFQIRVWTLSLPVVVIVHGNQEPQSWATITWDNAFAEIVRDPFMITDRVTWAQLSVALNIKFGSCTGRSLTIDNLDFLYEKLQREERSEYITWNQFCKEPMPDRSFTFWEWFFAIMKLTKDHMLGMWKAGCIMGFINKTKAQTDLLRSVYGIGTFLLRFSDSELGGVTIAYVNENGLVTMLAPWTARDFQVLNLADRIRDLDVLCWLHPSDRNASPVKRDVAFGEFYSKRQEPEPLVLDPVTGYVKSTLHVHVCRNGENGSTSGTPHHAQESMQLGNISPQSGITFYSPGRLEESDSDASETAEALERIVIGAQPNDPVISEITDALLTSNYRQYVYY; encoded by the exons ATGAGCTTGTGGAAGCGCATCTCCAGCCATGTCGACTGCGAGCAGCGTATGGCGGCTTACTACGAGGAGAAGGGTATGCTCGAGCTGCGCCTCTGCTTGGCGCCCTGGATCGAAGACAGGATAAT GTCCGAACAAATAACGCCCAACACTACCGATCAGTTGGAGCGCGTGGCCCTAAAGTTCAACGAAGATCTGCAGCAAAAGCTTCTATCCACGCGCACCGCCAGCGACCAGGCCCTCAAGTTCCGGGTTGTGGAGCTTTGCGCCCTCATCCAACGCATCTCCGCCGTTGAGCTCTACACACATCTGCGCAGCGGTCTACAAAAAGAGTTGCAGTTGGTCACCGAGAAGAGCGTGGCTGCAACCGCAGGCCAATCAATGCCGCTAAATCCCTACAACATGAACAACACTCCCATGGTTACCGGCTACATGGTGGACCCCAGTGATCTGCTGGCGGTGTCCAACAGCTGCAATCCGCCAGTTGTTCAGGGCATAGGACCCATCCACAATGTGCAAAATCCAGGCATTGCCTCCCCAGCCCTCGGTATGGTCACACCCAAGGTGGAGCTGTACGAGGTGCAACATCAGATCATGCAGGCCCTCAATGAGTTTGGCAACTGTGCCAATGCCTTGAAGCTGCTTGCCCAGAACTACAGTTACATGCTAAACTCCACATCCTCGCCGAACGCAGAAGCTGCCTACAGAAGTCTTATCGAGGAAAAGGCGGCCATCGTACTCACAATGCGTCGCAGCTTTATGTACTACGAGTCGCTGCACGAGATGGTCATACACGAGCTCAAGAACTGGCGCCACCAACAAGCGCAAGCCGGAAACGGAGCTCCCTTTAATGAGAGCTCCCTGGATGATATCCAGCGCTGCTTTGAGATGCTCGAAAGCTTTATCGCACACATGCTGGCTGCCGTTAAGGAGCTGATGCGCGTACGTCTGGTCACCGAAGAGCCGGAGCTCACACATCTGCTTGAACAGGTGCAGAACGCGCAGAAGAACCTGGTATGCTCCGCCTTTATCGTCGACAAACAGCCCCCGCAAGTGATGAAGACCAACACACGCTTCGCAGCGTCTGTGCGCTGGCTAATCGGCTCTCAGCTGGGCATTCACAACAATCCACCCACAGTCGAGTGCATCATAATGTCAG AGATCCAGTCGCAACGGTTCGTTACGCGGAATACACAGATGGATAATAGTAGCCTCTCCGGTCAATCATCGGGCGAGATTCAAAACGCCTCTAGCACCATGGAGTATCAGCAGAACAACCATGTTTTCTCCGCCAGTTTCCGAAACATGCAGCTGAAGAAGATCAAGCGGGCCGAAAAGAAGGGCACTGAGAGCGTGATGGACGAGAAGTTCGCCCTGTTCTTctacaccaccaccaccgtgAACGATTTCCAGATCCGTGTTTGGACCCTGTCCTTACCGGTGGTGGTTATTGTGCACGGCAACCAGGAGCCCCAATCTTGGGCTACCATTACTTGGGACAATGCGTTTGCGGAGATTGTTCGCGATCCCTTCATGATTACCGACCGCGTTACCTGGGCCCAGCTGTCAGTCGCGTTGAACATCAAATTCGGATCTTGCACAGGGCGTTCTCTGACCATTGATAACCTGGATTTCCTAT ACGAGAAACTCCAGCGTGAGGAGCGGTCTGAGTACATTACGTGGAACCAATTCTGTAAGGAGCCCATGCCCGATCGGTCCTTTACATTCTGGGAGTGGTTCTTTGCCATCATGAAACTTACCAAAGATCACATGTTGGGCATGTGGAAAGCAGGCTGCATTATGGGCTTCATCAACAAGACCAAGGCTCAGACTGATCTGCTGCGTTCAGTTTATGGTATCGGCACTTTCCTGCTCCGTTTCTCCGACAGCGAGCTCG GTGGAGTCACTATCGCCTACGTAAACGAAAATGGACTGGTCACCATGCTGGCGCCATGGACTGCACGTGATTTCCAGGTGCTGAACCTGGCCGATCGCATTCGAGATCTGGACGTGCTTTGCTGGCTGCACCCTAGCGATCGGAATGCGAGTCCCGTGAAGAGGGACGTCGCCTTTGGTGAGTTCTACTCAAAGCGTCAAG AACCTGAACCCCTCGTTCTAGATCCCGTGACCGGTTATGTGAAGAGCACATTGCACGTTCACGTTTGTAGAAACGGAGAGAATGGATCTACTAGTGGAACACCGCATCATGCTCAGGAAAGCATGCAACTGGGAAA TATCTCGCCACAAAGCGGCATCACTTTCTATAGCCCAGGCCGACTTGAGGAATCAGATTCCGATGCTAGCGAAACGGCCGAGGCCCTAGAGAGAATTGTGATAGGCGCTCAACCCAACGATCCTGTGATAAGTGAAATCACTGATGCCTTATTGACGAGCAACTATAGACAGTACGTTTACTATTAA
- the LOC117145892 gene encoding signal transducer and transcription activator isoform X1 — MSLWKRISSHVDCEQRMAAYYEEKGMLELRLCLAPWIEDRIMSEQITPNTTDQLERVALKFNEDLQQKLLSTRTASDQALKFRVVELCALIQRISAVELYTHLRSGLQKELQLVTEKSVAATAGQSMPLNPYNMNNTPMVTGYMVDPSDLLAVSNSCNPPVVQGIGPIHNVQNPGIASPALGMVTPKVELYEVQHQIMQALNEFGNCANALKLLAQNYSYMLNSTSSPNAEAAYRSLIEEKAAIVLTMRRSFMYYESLHEMVIHELKNWRHQQAQAGNGAPFNESSLDDIQRCFEMLESFIAHMLAAVKELMRVRLVTEEPELTHLLEQVQNAQKNLVCSAFIVDKQPPQVMKTNTRFAASVRWLIGSQLGIHNNPPTVECIIMSEIQSQRFVTRNTQMDNSSLSGQSSGEIQNASSTMEYQQNNHVFSASFRNMQLKKIKRAEKKGTESVMDEKFALFFYTTTTVNDFQIRVWTLSLPVVVIVHGNQEPQSWATITWDNAFAEIVRDPFMITDRVTWAQLSVALNIKFGSCTGRSLTIDNLDFLYEKLQREERSEYITWNQFCKEPMPDRSFTFWEWFFAIMKLTKDHMLGMWKAGCIMGFINKTKAQTDLLRSVYGIGTFLLRFSDSELGGVTIAYVNENGLVTMLAPWTARDFQVLNLADRIRDLDVLCWLHPSDRNASPVKRDVAFGEFYSKRQEPEPLVLDPVTGYVKSTLHVHVCRNGENGSTSGTPHHAQESMQLGNISPQSGITFYSPGRLEESDSDASETAEALERIVIGAQPNDPVISEITDALLTSNYRHGDFGMADFDTITNFENF, encoded by the exons ATGAGCTTGTGGAAGCGCATCTCCAGCCATGTCGACTGCGAGCAGCGTATGGCGGCTTACTACGAGGAGAAGGGTATGCTCGAGCTGCGCCTCTGCTTGGCGCCCTGGATCGAAGACAGGATAAT GTCCGAACAAATAACGCCCAACACTACCGATCAGTTGGAGCGCGTGGCCCTAAAGTTCAACGAAGATCTGCAGCAAAAGCTTCTATCCACGCGCACCGCCAGCGACCAGGCCCTCAAGTTCCGGGTTGTGGAGCTTTGCGCCCTCATCCAACGCATCTCCGCCGTTGAGCTCTACACACATCTGCGCAGCGGTCTACAAAAAGAGTTGCAGTTGGTCACCGAGAAGAGCGTGGCTGCAACCGCAGGCCAATCAATGCCGCTAAATCCCTACAACATGAACAACACTCCCATGGTTACCGGCTACATGGTGGACCCCAGTGATCTGCTGGCGGTGTCCAACAGCTGCAATCCGCCAGTTGTTCAGGGCATAGGACCCATCCACAATGTGCAAAATCCAGGCATTGCCTCCCCAGCCCTCGGTATGGTCACACCCAAGGTGGAGCTGTACGAGGTGCAACATCAGATCATGCAGGCCCTCAATGAGTTTGGCAACTGTGCCAATGCCTTGAAGCTGCTTGCCCAGAACTACAGTTACATGCTAAACTCCACATCCTCGCCGAACGCAGAAGCTGCCTACAGAAGTCTTATCGAGGAAAAGGCGGCCATCGTACTCACAATGCGTCGCAGCTTTATGTACTACGAGTCGCTGCACGAGATGGTCATACACGAGCTCAAGAACTGGCGCCACCAACAAGCGCAAGCCGGAAACGGAGCTCCCTTTAATGAGAGCTCCCTGGATGATATCCAGCGCTGCTTTGAGATGCTCGAAAGCTTTATCGCACACATGCTGGCTGCCGTTAAGGAGCTGATGCGCGTACGTCTGGTCACCGAAGAGCCGGAGCTCACACATCTGCTTGAACAGGTGCAGAACGCGCAGAAGAACCTGGTATGCTCCGCCTTTATCGTCGACAAACAGCCCCCGCAAGTGATGAAGACCAACACACGCTTCGCAGCGTCTGTGCGCTGGCTAATCGGCTCTCAGCTGGGCATTCACAACAATCCACCCACAGTCGAGTGCATCATAATGTCAG AGATCCAGTCGCAACGGTTCGTTACGCGGAATACACAGATGGATAATAGTAGCCTCTCCGGTCAATCATCGGGCGAGATTCAAAACGCCTCTAGCACCATGGAGTATCAGCAGAACAACCATGTTTTCTCCGCCAGTTTCCGAAACATGCAGCTGAAGAAGATCAAGCGGGCCGAAAAGAAGGGCACTGAGAGCGTGATGGACGAGAAGTTCGCCCTGTTCTTctacaccaccaccaccgtgAACGATTTCCAGATCCGTGTTTGGACCCTGTCCTTACCGGTGGTGGTTATTGTGCACGGCAACCAGGAGCCCCAATCTTGGGCTACCATTACTTGGGACAATGCGTTTGCGGAGATTGTTCGCGATCCCTTCATGATTACCGACCGCGTTACCTGGGCCCAGCTGTCAGTCGCGTTGAACATCAAATTCGGATCTTGCACAGGGCGTTCTCTGACCATTGATAACCTGGATTTCCTAT ACGAGAAACTCCAGCGTGAGGAGCGGTCTGAGTACATTACGTGGAACCAATTCTGTAAGGAGCCCATGCCCGATCGGTCCTTTACATTCTGGGAGTGGTTCTTTGCCATCATGAAACTTACCAAAGATCACATGTTGGGCATGTGGAAAGCAGGCTGCATTATGGGCTTCATCAACAAGACCAAGGCTCAGACTGATCTGCTGCGTTCAGTTTATGGTATCGGCACTTTCCTGCTCCGTTTCTCCGACAGCGAGCTCG GTGGAGTCACTATCGCCTACGTAAACGAAAATGGACTGGTCACCATGCTGGCGCCATGGACTGCACGTGATTTCCAGGTGCTGAACCTGGCCGATCGCATTCGAGATCTGGACGTGCTTTGCTGGCTGCACCCTAGCGATCGGAATGCGAGTCCCGTGAAGAGGGACGTCGCCTTTGGTGAGTTCTACTCAAAGCGTCAAG AACCTGAACCCCTCGTTCTAGATCCCGTGACCGGTTATGTGAAGAGCACATTGCACGTTCACGTTTGTAGAAACGGAGAGAATGGATCTACTAGTGGAACACCGCATCATGCTCAGGAAAGCATGCAACTGGGAAA TATCTCGCCACAAAGCGGCATCACTTTCTATAGCCCAGGCCGACTTGAGGAATCAGATTCCGATGCTAGCGAAACGGCCGAGGCCCTAGAGAGAATTGTGATAGGCGCTCAACCCAACGATCCTGTGATAAGTGAAATCACTGATGCCTTATTGACGAGCAACTATAGACA TGGTGACTTTGGAATGGCGGACTTCGACACGATTACAAACTTTGAGAACTTTTGA